One window of Panulirus ornatus isolate Po-2019 chromosome 13, ASM3632096v1, whole genome shotgun sequence genomic DNA carries:
- the LOC139752868 gene encoding uncharacterized protein, translating into MMVLEPLLLWLVTSLLAVEGGTVVGASPTIPQQGGGDGEVPAGQKGVRTFTKVDSLMIRNISGQTDVIVADEGVIVADEGVMADEGIIVADEGIIVADEDIIVADEDIMMADEGVIVADEDVVVADEGVIVADEDVVVADAGVIVADEDIAVADEDIVVADEGVIENATDRGHPRLIHSLHGSSSSSSSSSSSSSSSLTSSSSSSSLTSSSLTSSLTSSSSLTSSSSLTSPTDGGVDGPHQRLFWWWEESPTSAPPTVASHTTTPPTEEVEVISSSTTSVANPVCGVSGRIAGGVEADTGAWPWAVLVLSKRRQPYCGGVLISFRHVLTAAHCLTRGKVLGHYPLWVTVGVHDLPTTEEGHLLALGVSRVVYHSHFGQEAEFDSDIGVLVLATPLDPMLKAIPACLPHPEYSVDGSKVVVVGWGTTSEGGSSSGTLQQVQMTVLPHQACHNAYRDEFKPRKMICAGLEEGGADSCQGDSGGPLIHHHEGLWTVVGVVSFGRGCGRPGHPGVYTRVTAFLPWITKVMTLYP; encoded by the exons ATGATGGTGTTGGAGCCACTACTGCTGTGGTTGGTGACCAGCCTCCTCGCTGTTGAGGGAGGAACTGTGGTTGGGGCATCTCCAACAATCCCTCaacaaggtggtggtgatg gTGAGGTACCTGCTGGGCAGAAGGGCGTCAGGACTTTCACTAAGGTCGACAGTCTTATG ATACGGAACATCTCTGGCCAGACTGATGTCATAGTGGCTGACGAGGGCGTCATAGTGGCTGACGAGGGTGTCATGGCTGACGAGGGCATCATAGTGGCTGACGAGGGCATCATAGTGGCTGACGAGGACATCATAGTGGCTGACGAGGACATCATGATGGCTGACGAGGGCGTCATAGTGGCTGACGAGGACGTCGTAGTGGCTGACGAGGGCGTCATAGTGGCTGACGAGGACGTCGTAGTGGCTGACGCGGGCGTCATAGTGGCTGACGAGGACATCGCAGTGGCTGACGAGGACATCGTAGTGGCTGACGAGGGCGTCATAGAGAACGCCACAGATCGGGGACATCCCCGCCTGATACATTCTCTccatggttcctcctcctcctcgtcctcctcttcctcatcttcctcttcctctctcacctcctcctcctcctcttcctccctcacctcctcctccctcacctcctccctcacctcctcctcctcccttacctcctcctcctccctcacctcacctacaGACGGCGGCGTCGACGGACCACACCAACGGCTCTTCTGGTGGTGGGAGGAGTCTCCCACTTCCGCTCCTCCCACGGtcgccagccacaccaccacgccgCCCACGGAGGAGGTCGaggtcatctcctcctccaccacctccgtcgCCAACCCCGTGTGTGGCGTGAGCGGTCGCATCGCCGGCGGGGTCGAGGCAGACACAGGGGCGTGGCCCTGGGCGGTGCTGGTCTTGAGTAAGCGTCGTCAGCCTTACTGTGGGGGAGTCCTCATCTCCTTCAGGCATGTCCTCACCGCCGCTCATTGCCTCACACG TGGGAAGGTGTTGGGTCATTATCCACTGTGGGTGACGGTGGGAGTACATGACCTGCCCACCACTGAGGAAGGTCACCTGCTGGCGCTGGGGGTGAGCCGGGTCGTCTATCACTCACACTTCGGCCAAGAGGCAGAGTTCGACAGCGACATCGGTGTGTTGGTTCTGGCCACGCCCCTCGACCCCATGCTGAAGGCTATACCCGCCTGCCTCCCCCATCCAG AGTACAGTGTGGATGGGtcgaaagtggtggtggtgggctggggcACCACCAGCGAGGGTGGGTCGTCCAGCGGCACCTTACAGCAGGTGCAGATGACCGTCCTCCCCCACCAGGCTTGTCACAACGCCTACAGAGACGAGTTCAAACCCAGGAAGATGATCTGCGCCGGACTCGAAGAAGGAGGAGCCGATTCATGTCAA GGTGACTCCGGGGGGCCTCTGATCCACCACCACGAGGGACTGTGGACGGTGGTGGGCGTGGTCAGCTTTGGGCGTGGCTGTGGGCGTCCAGGGCACCCGGGCGTGTACACCAGGGTAACCGCCTTCCTCCCCTGGATCACCAAGGTCATGACCCTCTATCCATAG